The Acidobacteriota bacterium genome includes a region encoding these proteins:
- a CDS encoding group 1 truncated hemoglobin translates to MPSIARKPGKALYERLGGHDAIGALVDELLRRMRADPMFARFGGGRSIDSTRRGREFLVSQICELSGGPSVYYGRDMKTAHGGLGITPAEWEASIRHTAAALDHFKVPAKEKKEFIALFERYRNEIVEA, encoded by the coding sequence ATGCCATCCATTGCACGAAAACCGGGGAAAGCGCTTTACGAACGCCTGGGCGGCCATGATGCCATTGGAGCGCTCGTCGATGAGCTTCTGCGGCGAATGCGAGCTGACCCCATGTTTGCCCGCTTTGGCGGCGGCCGCAGCATCGATTCCACCCGGCGCGGGCGAGAGTTCCTTGTCAGCCAGATCTGCGAACTCTCGGGCGGTCCATCCGTCTATTATGGCCGCGACATGAAGACCGCCCACGGCGGCCTTGGCATAACGCCGGCCGAGTGGGAAGCTTCCATCCGGCACACGGCGGCAGCTCTCGACCACTTCAAGGTTCCCGCAAAAGAGAAGAAAGAATTCATCGCCCTTTTTGAACGCTACAGAAACGAAATTGTGGAGGCGTGA
- a CDS encoding glucose 1-dehydrogenase, translating into MNGFPKFDLSGQVALVTGAARGLGRAISLALANAGADVGLGLRDRNTGSDLVSEINAMGRRALPLQMDMVHFVQISSAVEEIVARFGRLDILVNNAGVSPGNPAEDFTEEDFDYIMAVNVKGTFFASQAAGRIMIRQKHGRIINMSSQAGFVALPTESVYCTSKAAIAHLTKCLAVEWGKHNITVNAVAPTFIFTPGTEEVLADPAFRADTIERIAALHRIGEPMEVAGAVVFLASPAASLITGHTILIDGGWTAR; encoded by the coding sequence ATGAATGGATTTCCGAAATTTGATTTGAGCGGCCAGGTCGCTCTGGTGACCGGCGCTGCACGCGGTCTGGGGCGGGCGATTTCGCTCGCCCTGGCGAACGCCGGCGCAGACGTAGGGCTCGGCCTCCGCGACCGGAACACCGGTTCCGATCTTGTCAGCGAAATAAATGCTATGGGACGCCGGGCGCTTCCACTGCAGATGGACATGGTGCATTTCGTCCAGATTTCCAGCGCCGTGGAGGAGATTGTCGCGCGCTTTGGCCGGCTGGATATTCTGGTCAACAATGCGGGAGTGTCGCCGGGAAACCCGGCCGAGGACTTCACGGAAGAAGACTTTGATTACATTATGGCGGTGAACGTGAAGGGCACTTTCTTTGCCAGCCAGGCTGCGGGGCGCATCATGATCCGGCAAAAGCATGGCCGCATTATCAACATGAGCTCGCAGGCGGGCTTCGTTGCCCTGCCCACCGAATCGGTGTACTGCACTTCCAAGGCCGCCATCGCGCACCTCACCAAATGTCTCGCGGTCGAGTGGGGCAAACACAACATCACCGTGAACGCCGTTGCACCCACGTTTATCTTTACCCCCGGCACCGAAGAGGTGCTGGCAGACCCGGCTTTTCGCGCCGATACCATCGAGCGAATCGCGGCACTGCATCGGATCGGCGAACCAATGGAGGTCGCGGGGGCGGTGGTTTTCCTGGCATCGCCAGCGGCCTCGCTGATCACCGGCCACACCATTCTCATTGACGGAGGATGGACGGCCCGGTAA
- the fucP gene encoding L-fucose:H+ symporter permease yields MNMTSDTNNRPPLFSAGNTLPFVLVTALFFLWAIPNNLNDILIKQFMTSFQITRFQAGLVQSAFYLGYFCLAMPAALLMRRFGYKTGLVTGLFLFGSGAFLFWPAAIVGSYGFFLFALFVIASGLSFLETGSNTFIAVLGDPRSSEQRLNLSQSFNPLGSITGALIGTVFIFSGIELSTQQIGALKAQGTLAAYLRSETLRVVHPYIVLGVVVWGMAILILRTKFPQIKEDAEKLDARDKGKLSDLLHYPHFLQGVSAQFFYVGAQVGTWSFLIQYIQDYTHQSEKVAGYLLTGSLVAFGVGRFAATYLMKFFRPNRLMGIYGIINVGLVSVGVLIPGWVGVGAMFLTSFFMSLMFPTIYALGIKGLGANTKLGGSFIIMAIVGGAAAPPAMGLLYEISHSMAIAMIVPLVCYAVVTHYAYYGSRMRVSLAESATVSETAAL; encoded by the coding sequence ATGAATATGACATCTGACACAAACAACCGTCCACCGTTGTTTTCCGCTGGAAACACGCTGCCTTTCGTCCTGGTCACGGCCCTGTTCTTTCTTTGGGCGATTCCCAATAACCTGAACGACATTCTCATCAAGCAGTTCATGACCTCGTTTCAGATCACGCGCTTCCAGGCCGGGCTGGTGCAATCCGCGTTTTATCTGGGCTATTTCTGCCTCGCCATGCCCGCCGCTCTTCTGATGCGGAGGTTCGGATACAAAACCGGCCTCGTCACGGGCTTGTTCCTCTTCGGCAGCGGAGCGTTTCTTTTCTGGCCTGCGGCCATTGTAGGGAGCTACGGATTCTTTCTCTTCGCGTTGTTCGTGATTGCGAGCGGGCTCTCTTTTCTCGAAACGGGTTCGAACACGTTTATTGCCGTGCTGGGCGACCCGAGAAGTTCCGAGCAGCGCCTGAACCTCTCGCAGTCATTTAATCCTCTCGGGTCGATTACGGGAGCCTTGATAGGCACCGTCTTTATTTTTTCGGGAATCGAATTGAGCACACAACAGATCGGCGCGCTCAAGGCACAGGGCACGCTTGCAGCCTATTTAAGAAGTGAAACGCTGAGAGTGGTCCATCCTTACATCGTCCTTGGCGTAGTCGTCTGGGGGATGGCGATCCTGATACTTCGTACAAAGTTCCCCCAGATCAAAGAAGACGCTGAGAAACTAGATGCGCGCGACAAGGGTAAGCTCAGCGATCTGTTGCATTACCCACATTTTCTTCAGGGCGTATCTGCGCAGTTCTTCTATGTGGGGGCGCAGGTGGGGACCTGGAGCTTCCTCATCCAATACATCCAGGACTACACTCATCAGTCCGAAAAAGTTGCCGGCTATCTGTTGACCGGGAGCCTGGTGGCATTTGGTGTTGGCCGCTTTGCAGCAACCTATCTGATGAAGTTTTTCAGGCCGAATCGGCTGATGGGAATTTATGGAATCATCAATGTGGGGCTCGTGTCCGTCGGGGTCCTGATTCCCGGCTGGGTGGGCGTGGGCGCCATGTTCCTGACAAGCTTCTTTATGTCCCTGATGTTCCCCACCATCTACGCGCTGGGCATCAAAGGCCTCGGTGCAAACACCAAGCTCGGCGGATCGTTCATCATCATGGCCATCGTCGGTGGCGCGGCTGCACCGCCAGCCATGGGACTCCTCTACGAAATCTCGCACAGCATGGCCATCGCCATGATTGTTCCGCTGGTCTGCTACGCCGTGGTCACGCATTATGCCTATTATGGATCAAGGATGCGTGTCTCCCTTGCTGAGTCTGCCACGGTTTCAGAGACGGCAGCGCTCTAA
- a CDS encoding sugar phosphate isomerase/epimerase, with translation MKKPDSCSRRSFLALFAAAPLGAAAVAAAAAKHIPVGLELYSVRNDLEKDLAGTVRQVAKMGYKCVEFYSPYYDWTPGEAKKVRRELDNLGIRCYSTHNDPKSFTPEGIGKAIELNNILGTRYVVMASAGEVTTIDGWKQVAQSLNKANHTMSAHGLHAGYHNHDLEWKPVDGQKPIEILAANTDRSIMLQLDVGTCLETGNDPVAWIRRNPGRIRSLHLKNWAPKGGYEVLFSEGVAPWKKIFAAAESVGGVEYYLIEQEGSRYSEMKTVELCLQEYRKLRG, from the coding sequence ATGAAAAAACCTGATTCATGTTCACGTCGCTCTTTTCTGGCGCTTTTTGCGGCAGCTCCGCTGGGAGCGGCTGCCGTGGCGGCCGCTGCCGCGAAGCACATCCCTGTTGGACTCGAGCTTTATTCGGTTCGCAACGATCTGGAGAAAGACTTGGCCGGGACGGTCCGGCAAGTTGCCAAGATGGGATACAAGTGCGTTGAATTCTACTCGCCGTACTACGACTGGACACCGGGCGAAGCAAAGAAGGTTCGCCGCGAGTTGGACAATCTGGGCATCCGGTGCTACTCGACGCATAACGACCCGAAGTCCTTCACGCCGGAGGGAATCGGCAAAGCAATAGAGCTGAACAACATTCTCGGGACACGCTACGTCGTTATGGCTTCCGCCGGCGAGGTCACCACTATTGACGGCTGGAAGCAGGTTGCACAGTCACTGAACAAAGCAAACCATACGATGTCGGCCCATGGCTTGCACGCGGGCTATCACAACCACGATCTCGAGTGGAAACCGGTTGACGGCCAGAAACCCATCGAAATTCTCGCTGCAAATACCGACAGGAGCATTATGTTGCAACTCGACGTGGGCACGTGTCTTGAGACTGGCAACGATCCTGTGGCATGGATCAGGAGAAATCCAGGCCGTATCCGCTCTCTGCATCTCAAGAACTGGGCCCCCAAGGGGGGCTATGAAGTGCTCTTCAGTGAAGGGGTTGCGCCGTGGAAGAAGATTTTTGCCGCTGCTGAGAGCGTGGGTGGCGTCGAGTACTACCTGATCGAGCAGGAAGGCAGCCGATACTCCGAGATGAAAACTGTGGAGCTGTGCCTCCAGGAGTATCGCAAACTGCGCGGCTGA
- a CDS encoding LemA family protein yields the protein MHGAGIWISVLIVVLAVLWIRFYFSRTRRTLLRLRIDLDKTWAGIDALMKQRHDEIPKLLGTCRGYMPHDHEAFEPIIRARTDYLKARTMQEKSLADFAMAGALETIFKIAAGYPALKSNNNFIKLKKQNAELERSIEEQQEFFNELVNAYNHRIRSFPGSVVRRRGHLEPRVPIPNPEIGDEA from the coding sequence ATGCACGGCGCGGGGATATGGATTTCAGTACTAATTGTTGTTCTGGCCGTTCTGTGGATTCGATTTTACTTCTCCAGAACACGCCGCACTTTGTTGCGGCTGAGGATCGATCTGGACAAAACCTGGGCGGGCATCGACGCGCTGATGAAGCAGCGGCACGACGAAATCCCCAAGCTCCTGGGAACATGCCGCGGATATATGCCACACGACCATGAAGCGTTTGAACCCATCATTCGGGCACGGACTGATTACCTCAAGGCACGAACCATGCAGGAAAAATCTCTGGCGGATTTCGCCATGGCGGGTGCGCTGGAAACAATCTTCAAAATCGCCGCTGGCTACCCGGCACTGAAGTCAAACAACAACTTCATCAAACTCAAAAAACAAAATGCCGAGCTGGAGCGAAGCATCGAGGAGCAGCAGGAGTTCTTCAACGAACTGGTCAACGCATATAATCATCGCATCCGCAGCTTCCCGGGATCGGTAGTTCGCCGCAGGGGCCACCTGGAACCGCGAGTTCCGATTCCCAATCCGGAGATAGGAGACGAAGCCTGA
- the ggt gene encoding gamma-glutamyltransferase → MKRGLLILLVLAACAVVAVPLLRPEKIMTWSQGRSMVSSQLGIAAAEQPLAAQAGASILARGGSAADAAIATSAAMGVMQPMMNGMGGDLFAIEYDSKSGKVNGLNSSGWAPEGLTLSYLQSKGLKRIPETGILSVSIPGCVMGWWELHERFGKLPWKELFQPAIYYASHGFPIAQWNSMYWPAYADVLRKDEEATRIYLPGGQPLKLGEVFRNPEYAQALELLANEGERAFYDGAIAQAIVKTSQELGGVISSKDLSEYKAEWVDPLETNYRGWKVFEIPPNSQGIAALEMLNIMAQFPLSTYGAESAERFHIEMQAQQLAYADLHRYVGDPRFVRVPVQGMLSVDYAKSRAGLIDPGEAKCNFQPGTPPGADPNIALAPLHPGKDTSYLTVVDRDGNVVSLIQSLAGAFGSGVAVRGYGIILQNRATGFTLRPGSPDVLAPHKRPFHTIIPAFMERGDLHIGFGIMRGGNQPLAHAQFVSDVADYGMNIQQALEAPRFNTFGQGGCSYLIESRVPKETLTGLSVLGYDLRVAGPYAEWVGGGQAVLHNSATGVNSGASDPRKDGEAVPEPPPQN, encoded by the coding sequence ATGAAGAGGGGATTGTTGATTCTGCTGGTTCTTGCGGCATGCGCAGTGGTAGCCGTTCCGCTGCTGCGGCCTGAAAAGATCATGACCTGGTCACAGGGACGTTCCATGGTTTCGTCCCAACTCGGGATCGCTGCCGCGGAACAACCCCTTGCCGCGCAGGCAGGCGCTTCGATCCTCGCCAGGGGCGGTTCAGCGGCTGACGCTGCCATTGCGACGAGCGCCGCGATGGGAGTGATGCAGCCCATGATGAACGGCATGGGGGGTGACCTTTTTGCCATCGAGTATGACTCGAAGAGCGGCAAGGTCAACGGTCTGAACTCGAGCGGATGGGCCCCCGAGGGGTTAACGCTCTCATACCTGCAGTCCAAAGGGCTGAAGCGTATTCCGGAGACCGGCATCCTGTCAGTAAGCATCCCGGGCTGCGTGATGGGTTGGTGGGAATTGCACGAGCGATTCGGAAAGCTTCCCTGGAAAGAACTCTTTCAGCCGGCCATCTATTATGCCTCGCACGGTTTCCCTATTGCGCAGTGGAACAGCATGTACTGGCCGGCATACGCCGACGTGCTGCGCAAGGATGAGGAAGCCACGCGGATCTATCTTCCGGGAGGACAGCCGCTCAAACTCGGCGAAGTCTTCCGAAACCCCGAGTACGCGCAGGCGCTCGAACTGCTCGCAAACGAGGGCGAACGCGCATTCTACGACGGCGCGATCGCCCAGGCGATTGTAAAAACTTCGCAGGAACTCGGCGGAGTTATCAGTTCGAAGGACCTGAGCGAGTACAAGGCGGAATGGGTCGACCCGCTTGAAACCAACTATCGCGGCTGGAAGGTCTTTGAGATCCCTCCTAATTCGCAAGGCATCGCCGCGCTTGAAATGCTGAACATCATGGCACAGTTTCCGCTTTCAACCTACGGAGCAGAAAGTGCGGAGAGATTTCATATTGAGATGCAGGCGCAGCAACTGGCTTATGCGGACCTGCATCGCTACGTGGGCGATCCCCGTTTCGTCAGGGTGCCTGTGCAAGGCATGCTCTCTGTGGATTACGCCAAATCCCGGGCCGGCCTGATTGATCCCGGCGAGGCCAAATGCAATTTCCAGCCCGGCACGCCGCCCGGCGCAGATCCGAACATTGCTTTGGCGCCTCTTCACCCCGGAAAGGACACCAGCTACCTCACGGTAGTCGATCGCGATGGAAACGTTGTGTCCCTGATCCAGAGCCTGGCCGGCGCGTTCGGATCGGGAGTTGCAGTGCGCGGTTATGGCATTATCCTGCAGAACCGCGCCACGGGATTCACGCTGAGGCCGGGAAGTCCTGACGTTCTCGCTCCCCACAAACGGCCATTCCATACGATCATTCCGGCGTTCATGGAGCGCGGCGACCTTCATATCGGGTTCGGCATCATGCGCGGAGGAAACCAGCCTCTGGCCCACGCCCAATTCGTTTCAGACGTTGCTGATTACGGGATGAACATCCAGCAGGCGCTTGAAGCGCCGCGGTTTAACACATTCGGCCAGGGCGGCTGCAGCTACCTGATTGAAAGCCGCGTTCCGAAAGAAACCTTGACCGGACTTTCCGTGCTGGGATATGACCTGCGCGTTGCGGGGCCGTATGCCGAGTGGGTCGGCGGCGGACAGGCCGTCCTTCACAACTCGGCGACAGGAGTGAACTCCGGCGCATCAGATCCGCGCAAGGACGGCGAAGCGGTTCCCGAGCCGCCGCCACAAAACTAA
- a CDS encoding TonB-dependent receptor, translated as MGIITQQARGNSSFSASIRLAQLRFPCGPDPSSVCVLSPTSGRRRFGSMKFQSVFKLTLWILVAATFGFISAGRLNAQVLYGSVAGTVTDQTGAVVPGAAITIINDNTAFTRNTTSASAGDYHITDLPAGTYTLSVTAQGFKPVKHTGINVSVGSTNQQDVQLSVGAVSQEITVSGSAASLQTQTTDVHTTISSYAVQNLPLNIYHNFQSVALLAPGVVSLSAIQNNYPNSIADAPDRSLAINSNGLPQHINTSRVDGATNVFLWLPDHMVVVPPAATVQEVNVQTSNFNVQKGLTAGAATDVITKSGTNQIHGNLYGYHTDQALNAQNALVHTSGKKPKDIRNNDGVSVGGPIIKNKMFFFGNWDGYFQRQNAADTGLIAPADMRSGNFSAYLGQPLFNAAGSPVMVCTSNASGAGAGPAAQLREGMIFDPATGNAATGQGRCAFQNNMIPASRMYAGATNFWQLMAPYTPNNALGQAFTENTAQNDIRLRNSSWNRNIYTGKIDYNISDRQSLWGKYTLQQAVLDDGSDYGVAGQGGGTGLTHDTAQTVTIGHTWTAKPDLVLTGHVGFTRMGENNKLPDFGKNYGQTVLGLTNSNTPADDPRYSGMPGITLGGGFTALGTNQSWEPMFRNDWQLTLDENATWIKGKHSIVFGFDAAHNHLNHWQPEILCCVRGNVFTSSDNTFLNLATNTAGTGAQPQLYDNAGAPVGFNSAPWNAIAEFNLGLANEVQNGQQYIKLTNKDWQEALYIGDTYRITQKLTVNAGLRWEYFPLITRDGSSKFEVYDGSANQLILGGLGNHDTHLGNTPFGVTSSKKLFAPRLGLAYQLNEKTVVRSAFGITYDTLPLERPLRGFFPYTIAADNFISGNSNVTRFLPVSNFSLTSNTANSVPGLQDGVPLIQGPTGFASGVLVPPANVVIGSLGPGEYHRGYVESWNFTVERKLPGAILLNAGYVGNHLVHEFNFRDINAAPLGAGGSGQPLAVFGRHIKTLQGQGYLDSHYNSLQVSLYRRVSTGLFLQGSYTYSHTIAYEDDEAASSSNSGLRFNCPPSSALPQGCQPFNRGAPFFDHTHVLKMAFVYHLPFGAGQRWATSGPARYILGGWQTNGVLTGLSGAPLTVTQTSSFLNTPATSQVPDTGGTLDMIKGTGPGQLWFNKDSFVPIKTKRLGTAGRGLSWLRGPGLAQLDFSLFRNFKFAERYNLALRFEMLNLSNTPHWNNPNTNCSITTTGVCGGSFGQITSAFGERIFQIGAEVDF; from the coding sequence ATGGGAATAATAACCCAGCAAGCCAGGGGCAATTCAAGCTTCTCTGCAAGTATTCGGTTGGCCCAGCTCCGTTTTCCTTGCGGGCCTGACCCTTCGTCAGTCTGCGTCTTATCTCCAACATCAGGAAGGCGGAGGTTTGGCAGTATGAAGTTTCAGTCTGTTTTCAAACTCACCCTTTGGATCCTCGTAGCCGCCACTTTTGGATTTATTTCGGCCGGGCGGTTAAACGCCCAGGTCCTCTACGGCTCGGTCGCCGGAACTGTTACCGACCAGACTGGTGCAGTAGTGCCGGGAGCAGCCATCACGATTATCAATGACAACACGGCTTTCACTCGTAATACAACTTCTGCTTCCGCGGGTGACTATCACATCACGGACCTCCCCGCGGGGACCTATACACTCAGCGTTACAGCGCAGGGCTTCAAACCAGTTAAACATACCGGCATCAATGTCAGCGTGGGTTCAACCAACCAGCAGGACGTGCAATTATCTGTTGGCGCTGTCAGCCAGGAAATTACGGTATCCGGCTCTGCCGCATCCCTTCAAACGCAGACGACTGACGTCCATACAACCATCAGCAGCTATGCGGTCCAGAACCTGCCGCTGAACATCTACCACAATTTCCAGAGCGTCGCACTTCTGGCCCCGGGCGTTGTTTCTCTATCAGCCATTCAAAACAACTATCCTAATTCGATTGCGGACGCTCCAGACCGTTCATTGGCCATCAACTCGAACGGCCTTCCGCAGCACATCAACACTTCCCGCGTGGATGGCGCCACCAACGTGTTTCTGTGGCTGCCTGACCACATGGTAGTGGTGCCGCCGGCGGCGACCGTGCAGGAAGTCAACGTGCAGACTTCCAACTTCAACGTCCAGAAAGGCCTGACAGCCGGCGCTGCCACGGATGTGATCACCAAGTCCGGAACAAACCAGATCCACGGAAACCTTTACGGATACCACACGGACCAGGCCCTGAATGCCCAAAATGCCCTCGTTCATACTTCCGGAAAGAAGCCCAAGGACATTCGGAATAACGACGGCGTGTCTGTAGGAGGGCCGATTATCAAGAACAAGATGTTCTTTTTCGGCAACTGGGATGGCTACTTCCAGCGCCAGAACGCCGCTGATACGGGCCTGATTGCTCCCGCGGACATGCGGAGCGGCAACTTTTCCGCATATCTGGGCCAGCCACTCTTCAATGCGGCGGGCAGCCCCGTGATGGTCTGCACCAGCAATGCCAGCGGTGCCGGCGCCGGGCCGGCGGCCCAGTTACGGGAAGGAATGATTTTTGACCCTGCAACCGGAAATGCGGCCACGGGTCAAGGCCGTTGCGCTTTTCAGAACAACATGATTCCTGCCAGCCGCATGTATGCAGGAGCCACCAACTTCTGGCAGCTGATGGCCCCTTATACGCCGAACAACGCGCTTGGCCAGGCATTTACAGAGAACACCGCCCAGAATGACATTCGATTGAGAAATTCAAGCTGGAACCGGAACATTTACACCGGAAAAATTGACTATAACATCAGTGACCGCCAATCGCTCTGGGGCAAGTATACTCTCCAGCAGGCCGTTTTGGACGACGGCAGTGATTATGGCGTCGCAGGGCAGGGCGGTGGCACCGGGCTCACCCACGATACCGCCCAGACGGTGACCATCGGGCACACCTGGACCGCAAAGCCGGACCTCGTGCTGACGGGCCACGTGGGCTTCACGCGCATGGGCGAAAACAACAAGCTGCCGGACTTCGGCAAAAATTACGGCCAGACCGTTCTCGGCCTGACCAACAGCAACACGCCGGCGGATGATCCGCGTTACAGCGGCATGCCCGGGATTACCCTCGGCGGCGGTTTCACGGCGCTCGGAACCAACCAGTCGTGGGAACCGATGTTCCGGAACGACTGGCAGTTGACGCTCGATGAAAACGCGACGTGGATCAAGGGCAAACATTCGATCGTGTTCGGATTCGATGCCGCGCACAATCACCTGAACCACTGGCAGCCGGAAATCCTTTGCTGCGTGCGCGGAAACGTGTTCACGTCCAGCGATAACACGTTTCTCAATCTGGCGACGAACACGGCGGGCACCGGAGCGCAACCTCAACTCTATGACAACGCCGGGGCCCCGGTTGGCTTCAACTCCGCCCCCTGGAACGCTATCGCCGAATTCAACCTCGGCCTTGCGAACGAAGTCCAGAACGGGCAGCAGTATATCAAACTCACCAACAAGGACTGGCAGGAGGCCCTCTACATCGGGGATACCTACCGAATAACGCAAAAGCTCACCGTGAACGCAGGGCTTCGCTGGGAATATTTCCCGCTGATCACCCGCGACGGCAGCAGCAAGTTCGAGGTCTATGATGGAAGCGCCAATCAGTTGATCCTGGGCGGGCTCGGAAACCACGACACTCACCTCGGCAACACGCCTTTCGGCGTAACGAGCAGCAAGAAGCTGTTCGCCCCGCGCCTGGGGTTGGCCTACCAGCTGAACGAAAAGACGGTGGTCCGCAGCGCGTTCGGAATCACCTATGACACGCTGCCTCTCGAGAGGCCCTTGCGGGGCTTCTTCCCTTATACGATTGCCGCCGACAACTTTATATCCGGCAACAGCAACGTCACCCGGTTCCTGCCCGTTTCAAACTTCAGCCTTACCTCGAACACGGCCAATTCGGTCCCCGGCTTGCAGGACGGCGTGCCGCTCATCCAGGGTCCGACAGGATTCGCGTCGGGCGTACTGGTTCCGCCTGCCAACGTCGTCATCGGAAGCCTGGGGCCCGGCGAGTACCATCGCGGGTATGTGGAGTCGTGGAATTTCACGGTCGAGAGAAAGCTTCCCGGCGCCATACTGCTGAACGCCGGCTATGTGGGAAACCACCTTGTGCATGAATTCAATTTCCGGGACATCAACGCAGCGCCACTCGGGGCCGGAGGCTCCGGGCAGCCCCTTGCCGTCTTCGGCCGGCACATTAAGACCCTGCAGGGCCAGGGCTATCTGGATTCTCACTATAATTCCCTCCAGGTTTCGCTCTATCGCCGGGTTTCGACCGGCCTGTTCCTGCAAGGGTCCTACACTTATTCGCACACCATCGCTTATGAGGATGATGAAGCTGCTTCGTCCTCGAACAGCGGGCTGCGGTTCAATTGTCCTCCTTCTTCGGCCTTGCCGCAGGGATGCCAGCCTTTCAACCGCGGAGCTCCGTTCTTTGATCACACCCACGTGCTCAAGATGGCGTTCGTGTATCATCTGCCGTTTGGAGCGGGCCAGAGGTGGGCCACAAGCGGGCCGGCCAGGTATATTCTGGGAGGCTGGCAGACCAATGGAGTGCTGACTGGACTTTCAGGCGCTCCACTGACCGTCACCCAGACCAGTTCCTTCCTCAATACTCCGGCTACCAGCCAGGTGCCGGACACAGGTGGAACGCTCGACATGATCAAGGGCACAGGGCCGGGCCAACTATGGTTCAACAAGGACTCTTTTGTGCCAATCAAGACGAAGCGCCTTGGCACGGCAGGGCGCGGCCTCTCCTGGCTGCGCGGGCCGGGCCTCGCGCAACTTGACTTCAGCCTTTTCCGCAATTTCAAGTTTGCGGAACGGTATAACCTGGCGCTGCGGTTTGAGATGCTGAACCTTTCCAACACTCCTCATTGGAACAACCCGAATACGAACTGCTCGATAACTACTACCGGCGTTTGCGGTGGCAGTTTCGGACAGATCACCTCAGCGTTTGGAGAGCGGATCTTCCAGATAGGAGCCGAGGTTGATTTCTGA
- a CDS encoding archease, giving the protein MPRFHILEHTADVGFEAFGSSLPEVFENAARGLATLIAEPATVEPREEVRMEVKGADLPDLLVNWLSEVLFQHDAERWLFHDFRVDSLDDHAVSGIAWGEKIDPGRHQTNLMVKAITYHQLGLQQSAGGWRAQVYVDI; this is encoded by the coding sequence ATGCCCCGCTTTCACATTCTTGAGCACACAGCCGACGTTGGATTTGAAGCCTTCGGCTCCAGCCTCCCGGAGGTGTTCGAGAACGCCGCCCGGGGGCTGGCGACGCTGATTGCCGAACCAGCCACGGTCGAGCCGCGTGAAGAGGTGCGAATGGAAGTTAAGGGCGCGGACCTGCCCGATCTTCTGGTAAACTGGCTTAGTGAAGTTCTTTTCCAGCATGACGCCGAGCGCTGGCTATTCCACGATTTCAGAGTTGATAGTCTTGACGATCATGCCGTCTCGGGCATTGCCTGGGGCGAAAAAATTGATCCGGGACGACACCAGACCAATCTGATGGTGAAAGCCATTACCTACCATCAACTGGGCCTGCAGCAATCGGCAGGCGGGTGGCGTGCCCAGGTCTACGTGGACATTTGA